CAGCAGCTTTAAGATCTTTTATAAAATGTGTGGTCAATTTCCTTTTTCATGGTtatgtacattttgttttataGTTTTTTTATATTCAAATTCAGCTTAGTAATTCAGCTTAAAGGAATTGTCATTGTACCTTGGGTAATTCCCAAGAACATTTAGCAATGCCTTGATAAAGACTTAAGCAGCTTTCAGATATTGTGCTTTctgatatttatatatttacttatttatttttaatatgtgGATGCCTGCTGAACAGTCATTTAACttaattttttattgttttgtatTCAGCTGAGTGAAAACTGCCTACTTAGTAGTACATACAAAAAAATGTAGAAAAGTGATTTTGctgttgaaaaattattaaatatattaatctTCCTTTATTTCAGCAGCCTTTCAGTTTACAAGTATTTTGCCGTTGCCATGCATAGTCAAGTTAATTTTAGCTCCGTATTTTACAACAAATGTTGTAAAAACCAGTTTCACAatcgcatgggtccagatccctacgGTGGCAAGGAACACCCCTTAGAcagagattaggaagaaactaAGGACTGAAAAACTGGACCCATTCTCCACTGAGCAGAAGTGGGCATTcctggttcagaaagtaaaagtcttcaccaagattttgctcaggcttcctggattgtgttgattccactaattttacctgactGGCACCATAGACATATATACATAGACGCCTCATCGAGCGGGGCAGCCCGCTGCTGCGATACGTAACAGCGTCCGCCATATTGGTGAGGGCATATGTGCCAGTAAGGCTAATGCAAGTGAATGGAGCGAACTTCAGAAAGTGCTCTTCTACAAAGTATTTTTAGCTAATGTTCGTCATCGACCCACTCACATATAAACGTTAATATATTTGGAAATTAAACAATCACCAAAGACAACATTTATGacttttcattatattttaattgtaatttctgaataaaaaaatgtcaacctatgatacaattgattccgtttttatatttacagtaattaacatttatgaacatatgtacacacacatcatcaatatatgaaataataaataaaatatctatttatatatgtacacattaatatctatatatatatatatatatatatatatatagtttattcTTAGTTTCCTTTATATTTTTTGCATCACTTAGAGTTTATTGGTAAATTAATATttgttgattttatttattcgtttttTTACTTATTCTTAAACACAACTACAAAATCAATCAATATCTAAAACAGTTAAAAATCCAGAAAAAAATTTTTGTTTATACCTGAGTATATATCGAGCTGCTCTTTCAAATCTTCATTAATCAGTTTCTTCATCCTGAGATCCTCCAAAAGACCACTCACAGTGTTCTTTGccctcttctctctgtcctttGCATTCCTCCTCTCCCTTTCCAGACTCTCCACCCTAGCCAAGGCTTCCCTGAGTCTGGCCCTCAGATCCTCATTGGATGAAGGCAGAGCATAGGAGTGATCCTACAACAGAGATGTGAATATTgttaatatctgtgtgtgtttgaagaatGCTCCATAATGACTTATGTTCATAATGCTTCAGCGTTTGTTCATGGCTGTCATAATGCTAACAGCTGCTTAAGACAAAGTTATCATGTATTGACTCACATGTTTGCCCACAGACACTGGCTCAGCCTCCTGAACAGGTTGGGAGCAGTCTAGTGACGGGGTCTCCTGAGCCTTCTTTGAGCTCTTAGATGTCCTGGTAGACACGTGCTAAAACCAAtgataaaagataaaaaattATCTAACAAGCAGATCCAAAAAGGGAAAATACGTTTTCCAGGATGGTGTGGCTCTGAATCTTGGCTTTCTAGAAGCACCGACCTTTTGGAGGTGAGCTGGGAAACAGAAGACTGAAGGAACAGCTCCAGTTCTGATCCTGACTGCCTGACCTGTCCTGTCAAAATCCTCTGGCCTGAAATGCTCACTGCAGAGCATGGaggacaagctagcagaaaaccCTTCTCGTCTGACAGCTGTTTCCCATCTCTTTCTGAGATCTCTATCTTTTGGAAACCTACATAGTATGACAAACGTTTGCTAAACAAATCACAATAATCAGAGTACCTACTTCGGTCGAATTTAGTAAAAATATACTTTCTTTGTTTGTTCTGAGACTGGTTTCACCGCGGGAAATCACAGTATTACGTCCGTGATGAACAGTATTGAACACAAAATCAGGAAAATCTGTACGTAAAATGACTCCGTAATGGACAAATAGAAGcattaatacatttacattcttACCTGTGAAAGGTTATGCCAATTGAtcttgtttcagttgaaaagcgGTTGGTGCAGTTATACGCAGAGCATGAGCGAGGCATCTTTCGCTGCTTCTCCGATCGCTCTTCTGCCCTCACCAATATGGCGGACGCATTTACGTACGACTCAGCGTTCCATGAGGCGTCTATGTATATATGTCTATGActggcactaattagaaaatccagcaagcttgagtaaaatcctgggaaggggttttattttctgaacctggattgtCCACATCTGTCCATTGGACAGCTAGTAAAggtccatatttatagttctgTTTCTAGGCCGAACGGTCACTCTAAAACACAGTTTAATCTAAAACACAATTTAATGCTAGACAGTTCAGTGTGTTCTACATATGACATTGTCAAAAACTAGTTAGTATTAAGTTTACAACTGGAACAACCGTTGTCTTATTTTCTTAAAACATGATTGAGGAAATTGACGTTGGTAAACCAATACGCGGACATTGAGGGGTAAATGGGATTATTTCTGTGGGGATTGTGAAGGGCGTTGATGGTAAGGCTGCTGGGTTTGGTGTGCACGGCTCCTTTAACTACTTTCGATATCTGATCACACGACATTCAGTAAGATTTCcgagaagagacagaaacactttgagaaacgcgaGGCTGGACGTGATATCTCCTCTCGGTTGTTGCTTGGTTAATTTCTCCATTAACCGcgtttggttgtgttttttaccACATACCTCCATGAACAGCTCGAAGAGGGAGTGCGGTGAGTTATGATGTTAGCTACGTTACTATTTGTATATGAATTCACCAAAGACAAGTGAGTGTACATAATGGTGGAATTGACCAATGTATTTAATGCATATGTGGCTTCTGGGTCGTGGAGTAGTTTATAAATACaagtgttttatgtgatttgtccAGCAAATGTTAAAGAAATGCCATTAAAGAGATCAAACCTAACAGGTAAAGACAAGGTGTGATAGTATAAGAATGACTAGAGTTAGATATTAACGACAGATACATATTACTGTGTGATAGTATAAGAATGACTAGGGTTAGATATTAATGACGGGTACATATTACTATGAGCCGAGCTATAGactgctgtgtgtctgtcttaAAACTTTTGTTTTTGTCGTTACTGCACCTGCCATACAGCTTACACACCGGAAAATGTAGATAAACAACAGCGTTTATACATGTGGGTTTAACAGTAGTTAAACTACTGTTTTTTATAGCTTTCACTTGAACGTATATTTCAATATCACCTGGGGTTTATTTAGGGTTTATAAAAAGTAACCCAGCTATATGTCTGCTGTTGTCATGCTGATGGAGGCGTAATTGTGATTTTGTGTAGTGTATGTTACCCTCATTTCTATATGTTGGGTAACATTATGTTGTGTATGTTGGGATttca
The genomic region above belongs to Brachyhypopomus gauderio isolate BG-103 chromosome 3, BGAUD_0.2, whole genome shotgun sequence and contains:
- the LOC143509556 gene encoding THAP domain-containing protein 6-like, with translation MPRSCSAYNCTNRFSTETRSIGITFHRFPKDRDLRKRWETAVRREGFSASLSSMLCSEHFRPEDFDRTGQAVRIRTGAVPSVFCFPAHLQKHVSTRTSKSSKKAQETPSLDCSQPVQEAEPVSVGKHDHSYALPSSNEDLRARLREALARVESLERERRNAKDREKRAKNTVSGLLEDLRMKKLINEDLKEQLDIYSGINKNFFLDF